DNA from Desulfarculus baarsii DSM 2075:
GGACATGAAGGGCCTGAAGATCCGCTCCCACGGCTCGTCGGCCCGGCTGGTGCAGGCCCTGGGCGGCACGCCGGTGACCATGGCCATGCCCGAATCCTACCAGGCCCTGTCGCGGGGCACCGTCGACGGTTCGGTCCACCCCACCGAATCCAACCTGGGCTGGAAGCTGGGCGAGGTGGTCTCCTATCGCACGGCCTCGTTCCCCGTGGCCTACACCACCGGCTTTTTCGTGGTGATGAACAAGGCCAAGTGGGACGCCCTGCCCGAGGACGTCAAGGCCACCGTGCGCCAGGTCAACCAAGAGTGGATCGCCAAATCGGCCGCGGCCTGGGACAAGGCCGACGAGGCCGGCCTGGAGTACTTCCTGAGCCTGCCCGGCCGCAAGGACATCGCCCTCGACGCGGCCGAAAGCGCCCGTTGGGCCGCGGCGGCCAAGCCGGTGCTCGACGAATACGCCAAGGCCATGGACGAGCGCGGCTTTGACGGCAAGGCCATCGTGAGCGCGGCCCAGGCGGCCCTGGCCAAGCACAACGCCGCCAAATAGAAAGGATCAGCCCCATGTTGGAGCGGCTTACGTCCTTGGTCAGCCGATTGTTTTCCATCGCCGCCGGCGCGGCCCTGGTGCTGATGATGGCCCTGACCTGCCTGGACGCCATCCTGCGCGACATCAACATGCCTCTGGTCGGCATCAACGAATCGGTGACCTATCTGGGCGCCCTGGTGCTGGGCTTCAGCCTGCCCATGACCCAGCGCCGGGGCGGCCAGGTGGGCGTGGAGCTGCTCAGCCGCAAGCTGACGGGCCGGCCGGCCGAGGCGCTGGCGGTGCTGGTGAGTCTGGTCTCGCTGATTCTCTGCGCGGTGACGGCCTGGCAGTGCTGGGCCTACGCCGGCGAGCTCAAGGCCAGCGGTGAGGTCTCGATGAACCTGGGCCTGCCGGTGCATCTGGTGACCCAGGCCATCGCGGTGTCGTTTGGCGCGCTGTGCCTGGTGATCCTCAATCAGATGGTCGCGGCCATCGGAAGGCTGGCGGCCAAATGAGCCCCGATGTGGTCGGTTTGGTCGGCATCATCTTGATGCTCATGATCTTTCTCACCGGCATGCCCGTGACCTACGTCATGGCCCTGGTCGGTTGGCTGGGCTTTTCCTACATCGTCTCGCCCGAGGCCGGCTTGCAGCTTCTGGCCCGCGACATGGTGGGCACCTTCCAATCGAGCACGCTGGTGGTGGTGCCGCTGTTCACGCTGATGGGCCAGTTCGCCTTGCAGGCCGGGGTCAGCAAGCGGCTCTACGAAGTGGCCCACCGCTTCACCGGAGCCATGCCCGGCGGCCTGGCCATGGCCACCGTCCTGGCCTGCACCGGCTTTGGCGCGGTGTGCGGCTCATCCACGGCCACGGCGGCGACCATGGCCACCGTGGGCCTGCCCGAGATGAGCCGGCGCAATTATTCCCCGGCCCTGGCCACCGGCGCGGTGGCCAGCGGCGGCAGCCTGGGCATGCTCATGCCGCCCAGCGTGGTGCTGATCGTCTATGGCGTGCTGACCGAGGCCTCCATCGGGCGATTGTTCGTGGCCGGCATCATCCCGGCGCTGCTGATCGCCCATCTGTTCATCGTGGCCATCGCCGTGGTCTGCTGGCTGCGGCCCAAGGCCTGCCCGGTGGGCGAGAGCTACTCGTGGGCCGACAAGTTCGCCGCGCTGCGCGAGGTGGGCGAGGTGATCCTGGTCTTTTTGCTGGTGCTGGGCGGGCTGGTGCGCGGCTGGTTCACCGAGATCGAGGCCGGCGGCGTTGGCGCGATGCTGATGCTGATGGTCGGCCTGGCTCGCCGGCAGATGACCTGGCTGGCCTTTCGCAAAGCCCTCAACGACACCCTGTGGACCTCGTGCATGACGATGATGCTGGTGGCCGGGGCGGTGGTCTTCGGCCACTTTCTGACCATCACGCGCATCCCCTTCGCCGTGGCCGAACTGGTGGCCGGGCTGGACTGGCCGGCCTGGGCGGTGATCGTGGCCATCGGCGCGGTTTATCTGATCGGCGGCTGCATCATCGACGCCCTGGCCCTGGTCATGCTGACGGTGCCGATCTTCCTGCCCATCGTCACGGGGCTGGGCTTCGATACGATCTGGTTCGGCGTGATCATCGTGCTGCTGACGCAGATGGGCGTGATCACCCCGCCGGTGGGCATAAACGTCTATGTCGTGCAGGGCATCGCCCGCGACGTCAAGCTGGAGGCCATTTTCAAGGGCTCGATGCCTTTCCTGGTCGCGCTGATCGTGGGCATGCTGATCCTGGTGACCTTCCCGCTCATCGCCACCTGGCTGCCCGACCAAGTCTATCAACACCTGGCCGTGGGGCGCTGACGCGCCAGCGGCTCAGGCCTTTTTCGCGCGCGGGCGCGCCGCCGGGGGCCCAGACCTCTGGGGCGCGCCCCGCCTTTGCCGGCGGCCGGGCGCGCCGCCTTGGCCCTCAGCCGACGATCACCGGCTGGCCCAGGTTGCCGAACGAGAAGTTGTAGAACACATTGTGGCCGTTGTAGTCCAGCACGCGCAGGTCGTCCTCCTGCAAGACGTCGCCCATGATGTAGTCGAACTTCTTGCCGTACTTCCTGCGCACCTCGTCCACGTCCAGTTCGTAGGCGATGAACTTCATGATGCCCTTGGCCTGAAGCTTTTCGACGAACTTTGGCTCGCTCAGCGAACCGTAGCTGGTCAGGATCAGGATCGGGCCGGTGCCCGTGAAGATAACTCCCGCCTTCATGACGCGCCTCCTTGTCAGAAGTTAAGAGCCCCTCCCTTGCTTCTGATTTCAGTCTGCGGCCGGTGGCGTGGCGCTGTCAATGGGCCAAATCACGGCGTGACGACGGGGTTTTGGTGGGTCGTGGCGCGGCCTGGCCGGCCGCCGGGCGGGTCAGCGCGCCAGCAGGCCCTTGAGCGCGGCCCAGTCGATGGCCGCCACAACCTCGGCGGCCCGCTTGGCGTCGGCCTGCACCTGGACGACGACGGTCTGCGCCGCGTCGTAGGGCGCCTCGGCGTCTGGCTCGGCCTCCATGAACACGCCGCCTTCCTCCTCGATCATGCGCCAATCGCCGATGAAGATGGTGGTCACGCCCTCTTGCCAGCCGTTGTGCGGGTCTTGCTCGCCTTCGCTGCGGAAGGCCTGGAGGCCCTCCACCGCCTCGATCGGCTTGACCGGCCGGGCGAAGCTTTCGGAAAACGAATTGGCGGTGAGGATGATCTCCAGCTTGGCGTCGTGGGGGGCGTAGGCCTCTTCGACGCCGCGCAACTCCTGCTCGCGGCCGGCGTAGACGGCGTCGAGCCTCTGCGAGACCTCCTCGGCCTGGCGCTGCAAGACCTGGGCCCGCTGGTAGTCGCCCTTTTCCATGGCCGTGGCCATCTCGGCCACCAGCTTTTCGAATTGCTCCTGGATCTGTTTGGACGACTGATCGTCTTCCTGCTTTTTGAGGATCTCCACGCCGTCGCTGATGACCTTGGCCTGGGCCTCCTCCAGGCGGGGCGTGTCCTGCCACGAGACCTGATAGGCCACCATCAGCGGCGCTTCCTCGGCGCCCACGCCCATGTAATCGGGGGCGACGACCTCGGTCTGGTCGACCAGATCCCAGCCCTCCGGCCCGGCCGGATGGGCCTTGGCGAAACAGTCCAGCACCCGCACGTAAAATTCGCGCTCGTTGGGCAGAGCCTGACGCGATTCGCCGTCGGCCAGGGCCGACTGGGCCGGCCAGGCCAGCAGCCAGCACAGCATCAAAGCGTAATTGATTGATTTGCCAAGCATGAGCCTATTGCGCCCTTTTGTCGCTCACGGTTGGGCCCGCGGTCGCCACGAAATGATTCACCCCTCCGGCGCGGCCGGAAGTTGGGCATAATTTACACGATATTCGGTCGAACCGGCTGGGAAAATTGAACAACGACCACCAACGACCCACTTTGGCCGCGTCGCGCCGGCCTACCCCCGGATTACAGCCCCAGCCAGGCCGCCTGCTCGGGGCCGACGGTGTCGGCCAGGCCAGCCAGATATTCGCGCCCGACCATGAACGCCGCCGCGCGCAGCCGGCCGATCTCGGCCATGGTCTGGGCCAGCTTTTCCTGGTCAACCGTGGGCGCGCTCATCTGATAGGCCGCCTCCAGGCAAAGGGCGCAGATCTGGCCGTGCAGGGCCATGAGCTTTTTCAGCCCGGCGTGGGCCAACTCGCGCACCCGCGCCAACTGGGCCTGGCTCAGGCCTTGCTGGGCCAGGTCCGGCCCTTTGTAGCCGCCCGCCATGCCCGCCATCATGCCGCAGCCGGCCATGGCCTCGCCGCCGGCCACCAACGCCGCCGCGCCGCCGGCCGCTTTCATGTGGGCCATCATCATGGCCATCATCCCGCCCTGGCCCATGGCGGCCATCTTGCCCATGGCCGGTTTTTTGGGCTTGGCCCGGGCGGCGGCGGCCGGTTTGGCCAGGCCCTGGCCGTGACCTGGCTGGGCCAGGGCCGCGCCGCCGCACAAAACAAACGCCGCGACGACAAGCAAAACAAACGCGCGTTTCATGATCAACCCTCCAAAGGATCAGCCCATGGTTGAAATTATCAGGCCCCGCGCCCCGGTCGCGCAAGAGCCGATTGCCCCGCCGGCCGGCCGGCCCTATACTTGCCCGATGAAAAGCCTTCACGACCAAACCCTGGCCCAGCCGCCGTTTCTACCCGCCAGCCGCGCCGAGATGGACGACCTGGGCTGGGCCGAACTGGACGTGCTGCTGGTCAGCGGCGACGCCCACGTCGATCATCCCGCCTTTGCCATGGCCCTGCTGGGCCGCTGGCTGGTGGCCCACGGCTTTCGCGTGGGCGTGGCGGCCCAGCCCGATTGGCGGCGGCCCGATTCCGTCACGGCCATGGGCCGGCCCAGGCTGCTGGCCGGCGTGGGCGCGGGGGCGGTGGACTCCATGCTGGCCCACCGCACGGCCTTCAACCTGCCGCGCAGCGACGACGCCTACACCCCCGGCGGCAAGGCCGGGGCCAGGCCCGATCGGGCCACCATCGTCTATGTCAACCTGGTCAAGCAGGCCTTCCCCGGCCTGCCGGTGGTCATCGGCGGCATCGAGGCCTCGCTGCGGCGGGTGACGCACTATGATTTCTGGACCGACAAGCTGCGACGCTCGATCCTCCTGGACGCCAAGGCCGACGCCCTGGTTTACGGCATGGGCGAGCTGCCGCTTTTGGCGATCGCCCGCCGCCTGGCCCAAGGCGACGCCGACGAGCCGGTGGCCCGGCGGCTGCTGGGCGCGCCCGGCGTGGCCGTCATGGGTCGCATCGAAGACCTGCCGCCCCAGGCCGAGGTCGTGATCCTGCCCAGCCACGAGGAAATCGTGGCCCAGCCGGCCCGCCTGATGGAGGCCACCCTGGCCCTGGAGCGCCAGGCCCACCAAGGCTGGCGCTGGGCCGCCCAGGCGGTCGGCGGCCGGGCCTTGCTCGTGGCCCCGCCGGCCCGGCCCCTGAGCACCGCCGAGCTGGACATGCTCCACGATCTGCCCTTCCGCCGCGTGGCCCACCCGATCCATGATCAGCCCGTGCCCGGCCTGGCCACGGTGGCCACCTCGATCATCTCGCACCGTGGCTGCGGCGGCGGATGCAGCTTTTGTAGCCTGGCCCTGCACCAGGGCCGGGCCATCAGCTCGCGCTCGGCCCGATCGATCCTGGCCGAGGCCCAGGAATTGGCGCGCCTGAACAACGGCCGCGTGGCCATCAGCGACGTGGGCGGGCCCAGCGCCAACATGTGGGGCGGCCGCTGCGCCGGCGATCGCCAAAGCTGCGCCCGCGCCAGTTGCCTGACGCCAAAGATCTGCCCACAGTTCCAGGTCGACCAGATGGCCATCATCGATCTGCTGACGCGCCTGGCCGCCACGCCCGGCGTGGGCCACGTGCGGGTGGCCAGCGGCGTGCGTTTCGATCTGGCCCTGCAACAACCCGCCTACGCGCGGGCCCTGGTCGAGCGCTTCGTGGGCGGCCAACTGAAGCTGGCCCCCGAACACGTCAGCCCCGGCGTTCTGGCCCTGATGCGCAAGCCCGGCCTGGATGTTTTCGAGCGATTTTTGCGGGTGTTCGAGCAGATCAGCCGTCAGGCGGGCAAAGAGCAATACGTCGTGCCCTACTTCATGAGCGCCTTTCCCGGCTGCGGCGACGCCCAGATGCGCGAGCTGACCCAGTGGCTGGGCCAACGCCACTGGCGGCCCCAACAGGTGCAGTGCTTCGAGCCCACCCCCGGCACGGTGGCCACGGCCATGTTCGCCACCGGCCAAGACCCCCAGGGCCGGCCGATCTTCGTGGCCCGCGACGGGGCCCAGCGCCGGCGACAGCACGGCCTGCTCACGCCGCGGCCCGGCCGCCGGCGCGGATAAAAAAGCCGCTTCCGGCCCGGCCGCCAAACAGCGCGGGGCTTGATCCGCCCGCGCGCCCCCGGCCAGGGTTTAGCGCAAGCGCAGCGGCAGCCTCAGCGTGCCCGGCGCGCCGCTGATGACCAGATCCACCGTGTTTTGCCCTTCGGCCAGCAAGGGTTTGCCGTCGCCATCGTTCAGGCCAAAGCGCATCAGGTAGAGCTTGGACCACGGCCCCCAGAACGGATAGAGCGCCTCGTCGATGGCCGTGCGCCTGGTCAGGCGGCGACGGTCGAGGGGCGAGATCTTGCGTCCGTCTGGCGTTTGCAGATAGACCACGAAGGTTGGCTCGCTGGAGGCCAGGTTGTTCCATTTGTCCTCGGGCACGTAGAGGCTGAGGATCACGTCGTGGAACTTGGCCAGGGCCGATGCGGCCTCGGCCTGGGCCTGGGCCTGGGCCTTGGGCCCCAGGTCGAAGGCGGCCACGCGGCGCTGGATCTGGGCCTGGCGCACCGCCGCGTTGAGGGGCAGGGCCGCCGCGTTCATGACCATGGCCACGCCGTCGTGATCCTGGGCCTGGGCCAGGTCCGGTTCGATGACGGCCAGATAGGCCTGCTGTTCGGGCCGCTGAGCGGGGTCGAACTCGGCCCCGATCTTTTTGGCCGTCTGGCAGCCGCAGAGCGCCGCCGTCAGCAGGCAGCACAGGGCCAGGGCCAGCCTTGCCTTGCTCATCGAGCGCCTCCTTTGGGCCCGAAGACCTCGCCAAAGATGAAATCGACGTTTTTGAAGTGGGGGGCCAGGTCGAACTGTTTTTCGATCAGCGCCGGCCCGCCCTGGCCCAGGGCGGCCATGACCTCGGCGTCGGCCAGCAGGCGTTGTTTGAAGCTGCCGCCCTCGGCCCAGGTGGCCATGGCGTTGCGTTGCACCAGGCGGTAGGCGTCCTCGCGGCTGAGGCCGGCCTCGACCAGGGCCAGCAGCACCTGTTGGCTGTGGATCAGTCCGCCGGTGAGGTTGAGGTTTTTGAGCATGCGCTCGGGGTGGACCGTCAGGCGCTCGACCACGCCGGCCAGGCGATGCAGCGAGTAGTGGGCCAGCACGTTGGCGTCGGGGCCGATGGCCCGCTCCACCGACGAATGGCTGATGTCGCGCTCATGCCACAGGGCCATGTCCTCCAGGGCGGCCATGGCGTAGGCCCGCAGCAGCCGGGCCTGACCCGAGAGGTTTTCGCTGCTGACGGGGTTGCGCTTGTGGGGCATGGCGCTGGAGCCCTTTTGGCCCTTGCCGAAGCTCTCCTCGACCTCCAGCACCTCGGTGCGCTGCAAATGGCGGATCTCCACGGCCAGGCGTTCGACGCTGCCGCCCAGGATGGCCAGGGCGCAGAAATACTCGGCCAGGCCATCACGGCTGACGACCTGGGTCGAGGCCACGGCGGCGCGCAGGCCCAGCTCCTCCATGACCATGGCCTCCAACTCGGTGGGCAGATGGGCGTAGGTGCCCACCGCGCCGCTGATCTTGCCCCGGGCGGCGGCGTCGATGGCGCTGACGACGCGGTCGCGGTCGCGCTGGAACTCGGCGTGAAAGCCGGCCAGCTTGAGGCCGAAGGTCACCGGCTCGGCGTGGATGCCGTGGCTGCGGCCCATCTGGGGCGTGAGCTTGTGCTCGTGGGCGCGCTTTTCCAGGGCGGCCAGCAGGCGATCGAGGGCGGCCAGGATCAACTGGCCGGACTGCTTGATCAAAAGGGCGTAGGCCGTGTCGAGGACGTCGGAGCTGGTCATGCCCATGTGGATGAAGCGGCTCGACGGCCCGACGTGTTCGGCCACGTTGGTCAAAAAGGCGATGACGTCGTGGCGGGTCTCTTTTTCGATTTCTTCGATGCGCGCCGCGTCAAAGGCGGCCTTGGCCTCGATCTGGGCCAGATCCTCGGCCGGGATGCGGCCCAGCTTATGCCAGGCGCGGCAGGCGGCCAGTTCGACCCGCAGCCAGGCGGCGTATTTGCTCTCGTCGGTCCAGAGTCGGCCCATTTCGGGCAGGGTGTAGCGGGCGATCACGTCGGGGTTCCTCCACTGGGACGCGGCGACGGCGGCCGCGTGGTTTTAGCGATTATCGTAGAGCCTGGCGGCGCTTGAGTCAATGCGATACGGCGGCCGCGCGCCCCTCAGCCCAGGATGATCCAGCCGCCCAGCCACAACGCCGCCGCCACCGCCACCACGGCCAAGGCCGGGGCGAAGACGCCGTAGCAGCGGCCCAACGAACAGGCAAAGTAGTCGCGGCTCATCAAAAAGCAGATATGCACCGGCGAAAGCATCATGCCGGCATAGCCACAGAAAAAGGCCAGCGCGCCCCAGGCCATGAAGGCCACGCCCTGGGCGTCGGCGAACAGCGGGACCACCAGCGGAAAGCTGGTGGCCACGAAGGCGAAGGCGATGCCCGTGAGCATCCCGCTGAGAAAGGGCAACGCCGCCACCATGGCCAGGGTGGGCACGCCGTAGCGCGCCAGGTCGAGCTGCACCAGGGCCACCGCGCCCGATTCGCTCATGAACGTCTGGAAGATCGTCACGCCCAGCACCAGCAAGGTCATGTCCAGGGTTTCCATGCGTTTCAGCGCCGCCCAGAGGTCGCGCCAGCCCAGCCGGCCCTTCAGGCAGACCTGGGCCACCGCCGCCACGAGCCCGGCCAAAAGCGGCGCGCCCGGCGGCCATGGGGCCGGCCGGCCGGCGGCGGAAAGGCCCAGCTCCACAAGCCAAAACAGCGGCAGCGCCGCCACCACCGTGATGATCGGCCCCACCTCGCGCAAAAAGGCCGCCCAGCCGCCCCGACGATCGGTGAGGGCCGGCGCGGGCAGCTCCAGCGGCCGCAGCAGGAAATACCAGCCAGCCGCCACGTGAACCAGGGCCAATGGCAGCATCAACAGAACATAAGCCCACAGTTGGACGTGCAACAGGGCCACCGAGAAGATCACGCCCGGATAGAGCGGCCACCAATATTCGCCGTGGTGCCGGAACCAATAGTTGACCGTGGCCAGCTTGGCCCCCAGGTCGTCCTGGGCCCGCCAGCCGGGGCAGGAGGCCTCGACCATGGGCGCGGAAAAAAGCGCCCCGCCAGGCATGGGCAACAGGCCGATCAACGCCGGCATCACCGCCGCGGCGGCCTTGGGCGAGCGGGCCGCCACGCCGAAGCTCTCCACGATGCGTTGCAACTGGCCGGTTTGCTGCATCAGGCGGCTCAGCACCAGGATCAACAGCACCACCAGCACCAGGTTGATCGTCAGCGGCCGGCCCAGGGCCAGGGCGCACGGCTCGGCCAGATCGCTCGGGCCCAGGCCCATCCACAGGCCCAGCAGCGGCCCGGCCAGGGCCAACGCCAGGCCCAGCTTGAGCCCCAGCCGGCCGGCCGCCAGCACCGCCACGAAACAAATCAACACCTTGGCCAACGCCGGCCAGGCCATGAAGTCAGCAAACATGATTCAAGCGGAGGCCTTTCCCGGTGGCCGGCCCCAGCAAGGGCCGACCCGGCCAAGCGAATGCGCGAGCCTGCGCATGTCTTGGGACATTTTTTGCAATCCGCCGGCCAGCTTGCCCACGCGGGCGCGCATTTCCTCCAGGCACGATTGCAGTTGACGGGCGGCCTCTTCCACCGGCAGCGAGCGGCTGGCCGCCCAGCAGGCCAGGCGGTGGCGGCGGCGGAAGGCCCGCACCAGGCAACCCTCGAGCAGGGCCGAAAGCATGGGGTCGGCGGCGGCCTGATCGCTGAGGGCCACGAACAGGGCGTCGGCGGCGTTCAGCCAGAGATGGGCCTGGCGGCCGGCCCGACGAGGGTAGTCGGCCAGGGGCGCGGCGGCCCGCTGCCAAAAGCGCGTGGCCGTCAACGCCGCCTGGCCCAGGGCCTGGCCATAGGCGTCCAACTCGGCCGGGCTCAGCAACGTCTCGCCCTCCAGGGCCGCCAGGCGCGGCGGCTGGCCGGGGCCGCCCAGGCGTTTGGCCACCTCCAGCAGGTCCACCGCCACCGTTCGCGGCAGCTCCAGGCCCTGGCCGGCGTTGAAGGCCGTTTGGTCGTAGCGGGCCAGCACCCGGCCGAAGGCTCCGGCCGCCGCGGCCTGGGCCATGTTGGCCTGGGTCAGCCCGCCGCCGACGGCGCTCATGCACAGATCGCCGGTGGGGTCGGCCATGTCGCCGCCGGCCACGATCAGTGGCGCGCAACCGGCCAAAAGGGCCAACTCGGCCAGGCGCGGCAGGGGATGGTGTTGGGCCGTGAACCACTTGGCCATGCCCGCCAGCGGCCCCAAGGCCGTGCCCCTGGGCCCCAGGCAGGGAAACACCGAGCCGGGATGGGCGGCCAGGGTCGCCGAGTGGGCGATCTCCTCGGCCACCAGCGGCACCAGCGGCAGATTGGGGTGATCGAAACCCAAAAGCGGCCCGGCCTGACAGCGGGTGACGCCGGCGGCGGTGGGCGTGAGCCCGGCGTTCAAGATCGCCGGCAGGGCCTCGTCATCGCAGAAAAGGGCCGCCCCGCCCAGATGGCCGCGCAGGGCCTCGATGGCCGGCTCCAGGCCCGGGCCGGCCAGCAGCAGCACCGCCGGCGCGCCACGCAAGGCCCCGGCCAGGCTGGACCAGGCGCCCATGAAGGCGGCGTAGACCAGGTTGCCCACCAGGTTTTCGGCGCTGTGGCTTTCGCAGCTCAGCGCCAGATCGCGGGCGCAGAGGGCCCGGCCCCACAGGTGATAGAGCGCCGCCGAGGCCTGGCGGCAGGCCGGCTCGTCGGCGGCCAGGTATAGATGCACCAGGCGCACGTTGGCCCCCAGGGCCAGTTGGGGGTTGCGGCTGAGGGCCTCCTCCAGGCTGGCCTCGCCGGGGGCCATGATCACCAGGTCTTCCTGGCCCAGATGGCCGGACAAATCGTGGCGGCCCAGGGCGGCCAGCAGCAACCAGGCCCGCGGCTCCAGCAAAAAGACCTGATGGCCGGCGGGCATGCGCCGTAAAAAGTCGCTGACCTCGTCCAGCAACCCGCCGCCCAACACCAGCGTGATATCGCCTTCGCGGGCGCTTTCGGCGGGCAGGTTTTGTTTGCGGCGGCAGCAGTGGCGGCGCAGGGTCTCGGCGGCGTTGGGGTCGGCCCGCTGGCCCTTGAGCCACCTGGCCACTTCCGGCGCGACAAAGGCCAGGGCCTCCAGGTTGCGCTGCAGGCGCTCTGCGGAAAAGGGCATGGCCGCCACGATAGCAAACCTCTGCGGGATGTTGGGGGCTGGAGTGAACCTTGGCCGAATTCTACCCTCTGGGCGGGGGGCTTTCAACCTCGGGCCGAAACGACCGCGGGCCGCCAAGTGGCGGCCCGCGCGCGGCGCTCGGTCAATCCAGCAAACCCTGGCGGCGCTTGCGCCGGTGCAGGGACAGGCCCATCAGCCAGCCGACGATCAACACGCCGGCCCCGGCCAGGAACCACTTGAGGCTGCCGGCCGAGCGCAACGAATCGACCTCGATGGTCAACTCGTCGAGCTTGGCTTTTTGCCGGGCCGCCTCCTGGCGCAACTCGTCGCGCTCCTTTTGCAGGCCGACCACGTCGCCGGCGTCCTTGGTCAGGGCGGCGTAGCGATCCTCGGCCAGCTCGGCCTGACGCAGGGCCTGCTGCACCTGCTGCTTGAGCGAGGCGTTCTCGGCCACTAATTCGGTGACTTTATCGCCGCCGCTGGCCAGCTTTTGGCTGGCCTCCTCCAGGGCCGTCTTGACCGCCTCCAGGTTTTCGACCTTCAATTTGAGTTCCTGGTTTTCGGCGGTCAGGGCCTCCAGCTTGCCCGACATCTCCGAGGCCTGGGGGCTGATCTCGGCCAGGCGCAGCATCGCCGGCCGCTCGCTCAGCAGATAACGTTTTTGCAGCCAGCCTTCCTTGCCGTCGGCCAGGCGCACGCGGCTCCAGCCGTCCTCGTTGGTCTCCTGGACATCGGCCCATTCGCCGGTGCGCACGTAACCGACCACCCGGCCGTCCAGGGTGGGCTGGGCGCGCATGGTCAATTGAAGCTGATCGCTGACCCAGAGCTTCTCACCGGCCAGGGCGGTTGGGCCGGCGATGACCACCGACAAAATGGCGAGCAGTGCGCCGCAAGCCAAACGCGAGAGTTTCATGATGGCTTCCCGGTTCCGGTTTTACGAAATCGTCTTTGCGTAAGCTACCAAATGAACAGCACTTTGTCAACGAGGCCCTCGGCGGGGCGATTTATTGCATTTGACTGTTTGACGCCGGTTGAAAGCGAGTGCTAACTTTTTATCTATCGGCAGTTTTTATTCCGACAAAAAAAGCGAAAAAACAGTGGCTCAAGCCGTCTCCAGGGAAAAAATCAAGGCGCGGATACTCATCGTCGATGACGAGCCGATCAACATCGAGATCATGTCCGAGCTTTTTAGCTTGCATGGGGCCGAGACCATCTCGGCCTCCGACGGGGCCACGGCCCTGGAATTGGCCCGCCGCGAAATGCCCGACCTGGTCCTTTTGGACGTGATGATGCCGGGCATGAACGGCTACGAGGTCTGTCGCCGGCTCAAGGCCGACGAGGTGACCCGCCGCCTGCCGGTGGTCATGGTCACCGGCCTGGGCCAGATCGACGACAAGATCAAAGGTCTGGAGGCCGGCGCCGACGACTTCCTCAGCAAACCCGTGCATATGGCCGAGCTGGTCACCCGCACGCGCTCGCTGCTGCGCGTCAAGGAACTCAACGACGACCTGGAAGGGGCCTATCGCAGCTTGGCCGGCATCGCCTCCTTCACCAACAACCTCCTGCGCGATTTCGACCCCTATCACTTCGACATGACCCGCAGCCTCGATGGCCTGATGGCCTTTTTGCTGGGTTCGGCCGCCGGGGCCAAGATGCGGCCCCAGCGGGTGCTGTTGTTCAACGCCGTGGATTCGAACGGTTGGGAGGGCTGGGTCTACAATCTGGAAAAGGGCAAGGTTCTGCGTCGCGCCCTGCAAAACGGCGTGGACGAGTCGATGCTCAAGCCCCTGTTCGGCGGATCGGGCCGCAAGGCCAGCGGCCAGGTCTATCTCAATCTCGACGAAGGCCAACGCCAGGCCATGGCCGAAGCGCCGCTGTGGCGGCTCATCGGCCAGCTCCCGCCCTGGCGCAACATCGTGGCCTTCCGCAGCCCCGGCGTGGCCGTGGCCGCCCTGGACGTGCAAAAGGCCGTGGGCCCCTACGACGCCCAGGTGCTTTCGGCCATGGTGGCCAACATCCATTTCTTTTT
Protein-coding regions in this window:
- a CDS encoding DUF401 family protein encodes the protein MFADFMAWPALAKVLICFVAVLAAGRLGLKLGLALALAGPLLGLWMGLGPSDLAEPCALALGRPLTINLVLVVLLILVLSRLMQQTGQLQRIVESFGVAARSPKAAAAVMPALIGLLPMPGGALFSAPMVEASCPGWRAQDDLGAKLATVNYWFRHHGEYWWPLYPGVIFSVALLHVQLWAYVLLMLPLALVHVAAGWYFLLRPLELPAPALTDRRGGWAAFLREVGPIITVVAALPLFWLVELGLSAAGRPAPWPPGAPLLAGLVAAVAQVCLKGRLGWRDLWAALKRMETLDMTLLVLGVTIFQTFMSESGAVALVQLDLARYGVPTLAMVAALPFLSGMLTGIAFAFVATSFPLVVPLFADAQGVAFMAWGALAFFCGYAGMMLSPVHICFLMSRDYFACSLGRCYGVFAPALAVVAVAAALWLGGWIILG
- a CDS encoding motility associated factor glycosyltransferase family protein, which gives rise to MPFSAERLQRNLEALAFVAPEVARWLKGQRADPNAAETLRRHCCRRKQNLPAESAREGDITLVLGGGLLDEVSDFLRRMPAGHQVFLLEPRAWLLLAALGRHDLSGHLGQEDLVIMAPGEASLEEALSRNPQLALGANVRLVHLYLAADEPACRQASAALYHLWGRALCARDLALSCESHSAENLVGNLVYAAFMGAWSSLAGALRGAPAVLLLAGPGLEPAIEALRGHLGGAALFCDDEALPAILNAGLTPTAAGVTRCQAGPLLGFDHPNLPLVPLVAEEIAHSATLAAHPGSVFPCLGPRGTALGPLAGMAKWFTAQHHPLPRLAELALLAGCAPLIVAGGDMADPTGDLCMSAVGGGLTQANMAQAAAAGAFGRVLARYDQTAFNAGQGLELPRTVAVDLLEVAKRLGGPGQPPRLAALEGETLLSPAELDAYGQALGQAALTATRFWQRAAAPLADYPRRAGRQAHLWLNAADALFVALSDQAAADPMLSALLEGCLVRAFRRRHRLACWAASRSLPVEEAARQLQSCLEEMRARVGKLAGGLQKMSQDMRRLAHSLGRVGPCWGRPPGKASA
- a CDS encoding TIGR04211 family SH3 domain-containing protein codes for the protein MKLSRLACGALLAILSVVIAGPTALAGEKLWVSDQLQLTMRAQPTLDGRVVGYVRTGEWADVQETNEDGWSRVRLADGKEGWLQKRYLLSERPAMLRLAEISPQASEMSGKLEALTAENQELKLKVENLEAVKTALEEASQKLASGGDKVTELVAENASLKQQVQQALRQAELAEDRYAALTKDAGDVVGLQKERDELRQEAARQKAKLDELTIEVDSLRSAGSLKWFLAGAGVLIVGWLMGLSLHRRKRRQGLLD
- a CDS encoding response regulator, translating into MAQAVSREKIKARILIVDDEPINIEIMSELFSLHGAETISASDGATALELARREMPDLVLLDVMMPGMNGYEVCRRLKADEVTRRLPVVMVTGLGQIDDKIKGLEAGADDFLSKPVHMAELVTRTRSLLRVKELNDDLEGAYRSLAGIASFTNNLLRDFDPYHFDMTRSLDGLMAFLLGSAAGAKMRPQRVLLFNAVDSNGWEGWVYNLEKGKVLRRALQNGVDESMLKPLFGGSGRKASGQVYLNLDEGQRQAMAEAPLWRLIGQLPPWRNIVAFRSPGVAVAALDVQKAVGPYDAQVLSAMVANIHFFLRTISSQVQEVERAFLYTIGALARAAETHDEDTGDHIMRVNGYAEALAQALGCEDEFCRVLAYSAQMHDVGKLHVHPDILRKPAGLDAREWEAVKLHTVYGARILGDDPRLAMAKEIALSHHEKWDGSGYPNGLAGEDIPLSGRITMMADVYDALRSARPYKRPFDHQASVDIIRRGDERLRPGHFDPRVLEAFLDNHRLFDEIFARY